The sequence GGCGGCTATTATACAAGTCGTGGCTAGCTTGATTGACGATTCAAATTCTAAGCTTggttaaatcataaataaatggACAAAATAGATAAATGGACAAGATCTCGCTCGCGCCGTTTTTTCAATCTCACTGAGTTAATTTTGTGTGATGGATTCGACCGatccaaaaaaatattacattttagatcaaaaatattaattttcactGTAAATATAAACCCTGTTGATCCATGTCACATACATAAATACAATcgttttttcttattttattttattttaaaataaggaTAAATTTAACGTGgcaaaaaaaaatagttaattttaCCCTGTTGTGTTGCGGTGAGATATTTCATCTCAATAAGTTGCCATAAAGGTGAGGGACGACAAATATCTTGGAAGTTACATCTCatgaaatatatttattaaatggTCATTGAATCCATATGCAATTTTGCATTCTTTACCTCGAAACATCCCctctgttttttttataaaaaaaaaaattggatgaagacataaattaatattttgacatATATTACATTATAGGAAGTACTAATTGTAATAAAAGTGGAACGATGAGAAATCTACATGCAATCTTTTTCGAAAGCTAAAAAACTATACTTGGGATCGATTCATAAATACTTTCAATGAATCTGGTAAAGTTATCAGCTTTAGGTACTATGAATATTTCACATTCTTTTGGAGAAAAAGTCAAGAGCATTTACTTCTCCTTAATATAATACACTCGACCAAACAAAGCCAAGCCATTAATTCTAATATGGGACACATGCATACACTAAAAACCCTTGtaaaatcattattttaaatgtatataaATGTGAAAACGCCAGTTAtatttttagtaattttttttaaatgaattttttttttgtgaaaaaaaattaagcttTCACCCAACCGATCGAGAAATTTTTTAGCTTCATCCCTCCCAACGAACATATGATATCAATTGGACTACATATCCGATATCTTGCTCACCTTCTTCTAAACACTCAAATATACAAATGTACAATACATTTACAATTTTTCATAAGTGACGAGAGGACTCGAAACTTGAATCTCCGTTGATATCGAAcatctgataccaattgaactACAAATCCGATCTCTTGCTCACCTTCTTCTAAACACTCAAAGATACAAATGTACAATACATTTACTATTTTTCATAAGTGAGATATCTTTAGCATGCATGCATTTGAATCTTCCACGTACGTCCATATTATATTAGTCCCGTCGTCTGATGTTAAAATTTTCGAAATCTAAATTAATACACATCATTATAAAAACTCCCAACAAACTATATTCAGTTTAATACATGATATCGTCATACAATATAATATTGATATAGTACTGAAACACCAAAATTAGGATATCCCCTAGCTAGTACGATACTTAAAAACTTCTATTCTCATGCAATTAATATTACAATTTATCAGGGTGGTACACGGGCCAGTAAAACTCAtttaactcaaaaaaaaaaaaaacactttcaaACTTCCGTACTAATTAatatctcatatatatataatatatacacataATTAAGCATGCTTAATCTAATAATCTTAATCTGaactaatatattaaactcGCGTTACGTGCTTTAATTAATTCCTTGATTGAATCAGCACATGACATCCTTGAGAAGCTTATACCTACGGGTGGCGGGCCGAGGCGACGGGATCTTCCCGGCGGCCTTATCGCCGCCGGCGCCGTCGTGGCGCACGTGTTGCTTGATTTTGTCGCCGGAGTAGGGCGTACGCACTTCATGGGCAGATCTATTAATATTTCTTGAAGATGAAGAGTTTGCATTATTATTTGTTGGTgatgaatatttattcttttgcTCGTATTGGCACCAATCGCAAACTTCGATAGGGCCCGCAAACTCACTGTAGAAGTTACTGCAGTACCTATCACATTCACATATCCAtccaaataaatattaataactccattataatatatatgcatTAGCTAGGCGACATATATAATCACACGGGTTTTCCTTTAATTAATCacttatatgtttatatatatatgtgtgtgtgataAAGAATGACGATGAATATTGAAAAGCCAGCAATGATACATAAAATAGTCTCTAATCTCCCTATCAGATAAACCATGATCATATAAACGCTTGTAAATGGATTATTGTAAGAAAATATATATTGGCACCcaaatgggaaaaaaaaaaacaattaaaaaagcTCAAATTAACAACAGATTAAAAAGAAcccaaaaagaaaaagaagaggaAGAAACAGATGAATAATTAAAGACAGTAAATTTTTCTTGTTTCGAATCAAAGTATagatagagagagagagagagagagagagagagagagagagagaaagaggGTGTGGAGGAGGCGAACGTACGAGTGTTGGAAGCGGTGGCGACAGGCGGAGCAGCGGAAGAGCTTGTCCTGGAAACCAACATCGCCGCACATACAGCACACAGTCTGGAGATCCACCATTTcttatccttttttttttgttttttgctaTGGATGAAGAAATTTGTTAATCTCACACGCagtatatgattatatatagagagagagagaagagagagaggatgaagaagaagaagaagaagaagaaatgaaTATATAATGTGTAATATACGTGGTGTTTTAGTTTTAGTCGGTGTGGAGTCTCTCTGATATTTATAGTCCCACTAAATTCccacataaaataataataaaatctatGGAATCATATTGCCTGTTTTGTTTATGTGGAAAGATTATTTATCGTGCCGACCTAAGtaacaaaattaattatataatatatttttttacgaCACGAGAATCTCACGAAATTATCATCGTTTGCATTTATACCTTTGTAAAAAGTTTAAAAGACATAAAAtcctttaaaaaatattaataggttAATGCAttcctcagttttttaaaatgtagcacatttcatccttatgttatacaaactcgggcacatttataccctctcataggggtttttatgctaatttttttaaaatataaggtctaacatgctattaattttacacaaggagttttatgccttttagacttttcacagaaGGCGTGAATGCAATTAACCGGTGATTCTTATGATAGTTTAAAAATGAAAGAATGTAAAGAAGGGGGGGTGTTTTGTGTTTTGATGGGGATAGATATAGATAGACCACAGGTTGCTTGAAGTCGTTTTCAGTTGGAGACAAAGGTGGTGTGAGGCTTTTCTAGGGGGGGAAAAGACAAATTTGTCCCTTGCTTtgcttttatttattatttcctTTTGTGAGACAGAAAGTTTGTAGCTTCAAAAGAGCGTGAGGCACAAGTTGTTTGTTTTATTGTCAAATACGTATATGgctttcaattattttttttttgtgtgaccACACCACTTGTACTCGATGATACTCATTTATTtcaggttttttttaaaaaaatttaattaaattgtaTGTGTTTTCCATtgcgtgtttttttttttttttttttttttacgaaagGTGTTGATATGATGtcgaaaaataatataaattatattgaatCGAAAATACATTTAACATATATGGAAATGAGTTGTTAAAAGTTGGGAAAATTGGGGTCAACTTGCGATCATTAGTTGTcatgataatgataataattATACAGTTGGGATACAATTGTCGCTTAATCATATTTAGTGGGAACAAATGAAGGATATCAGTGAGAATTTCAAGGGCAGTGCAGTTTCACTCGAAGCCCTTTAATAAAAGTCAACAAATCATCATCACCATCATGCTAATTGATAAGGATTGGggtttcaaaaattaaatataaagcCGTGCATCACGAATATTAATATTATCCCACCATTAATTACTCCTTattaattaaggaattataCCTTAAATCAGtgggttttattttttattttttatttttatttttactttcgGTGGAAAAAActgcggaaaaaaaaaaattactttgtGATGGTATGATATGAAGTTGTACGTAAAAGTATTGCGAACACTAGATTAAAATACTTCAGGCtcgatatatattttattgtggTCAAACTTAATGTTTCTTGGAGGGGCTAGATTTTTaggaattatttaaattaagatTTAAAAAATGCTGGCATTATGATAAGGAGATTAATTAACATATGGAATGttatgtttaaataaaaaaagataaatGACTCCATTCATGGGATTTACGATGTAGACCCTTGCAATTtgcttttatttatttgtttgttaatataatatatattttttttacaaaaagggGCTTAGTTTGAATCGAGTTGTACATGATCAAATCTTCACTGTAATACAACACACTAAAGATTGCGCAAACGCGATAAGAACAAAATGggacccaataactttcatgtaCTTTAGTTTTCCCTAATCGACCATTCATTATTTAAtactaatataaataaaaatacatgcattttcttcaaacaataaatttatttcctaaaaagggatttatttaattttttatatcttCTTTCAAGTTTTATTAAGAGAGTGTAGAATGCATGGTTTAATGGGAATCAGTCTCTGAATCACATgctattaaaatttatttttacatcAAGACACAGCTTTGTTATGATTAAGTTTCGAACATAAACAGTCGTTTCAAATTTAAGACATTGTCTGAGTCATAAATTCATAATATATAGATTTCGATTCAACGATTATGAAATGTTTCATGTTGTCAACTCACTTATTTGTTCATATTTTTCAAGCCATGGTTGGGAGAATCGCCAAAGTCCAATTCACGTCAACCAATTAATCTATTATTCACATAATTTTAGGGAGTACTTGTAATTTTTAAAAACGagtgattataaattttttttcttaacaaatttattagaaaaaattcataatcgtttatatttaaatattgcaaacactacTTTGTATTCTACTCAAGACTTGTTTAAAATCCAAATGATCCGTTCACACTTCACATATTTGGGTCATGACAGATGCTTGCTCTCCACGTATTTTCAATGCATAAAACATTAGAAATGAGAGAAACCTAATTGTTTTctaaatcttttaaattttaaatgtgTTACATtacatgtgatttttttttttttttaaaaaaaatgaacatgTGATGAATATTTAGATATTTTGTTATTGTGTACAGTACCGTTTTGATATGCATCCATTttctaattataatataatttttcgcAAGTAATAATCGAAATACTAAAAATTCTAAAGGCAAGTTGGCTTTAAATCCTCAAATTGAATACTAATTATCAAAACTTATCATCCATATTCCATAATAACATTGAATACTCAAGgaagaaaattgattttattttataaaacacACGCATCTTGTGTGTCACTGtccaataattttaataatacaGTGAATACCAATATATGGTCAGTTGTTCATACGATTTACTCCGATCGAGTTCCCTTTTGCATCGAGTCACTTTAAAATCTGTAATCAACTGCCCCGAAACAATTACATCCACGAATAATGGAGGTTTTAAAGTTATATGCATAATTGAGAATGTAAGTCAAGGGATCTTTATGGGTATGTTTAGGTTTGTTTCCTTAAAGAAAAGCATACCCACATTCTTCTTTATCTCTTACATATACCCTCTTTTTTTATCGCCCATGAACAACCCACTATCTAGTTCGAGTATGATTCAAGTGACCATAGCAAAGACAAATATCTCACGTCAAATAAAAAGTTTAAACATGGATGATCTGTTGATTTAGTGACAAGAGTGAGACTCTAAAACTCATGAGATCGATGGATAATCAAGATGTGTAAGGATCTGTTAGCACGATAACAAGAATGAGACTCCAAGACTCATGAGGTCGATAAATATATAATCGAAGATGCATATCGGAAAACATGTGGTGGTCCATCATattttgaaaatgaaaaaaaatatcaacAATGACGCACTCGAGGGAAAGCTAGCTTGAGGCGAGCACCACCACATTTTGGGAAACGGTGGTCCCCATTGGTTCACTTGCAAAAGCTTAAGAAGATTTTGGGCCATAGGGCCGAATTTGACACCATAAATTTCATAATCAAATGGGCCCGTCGCGACAAAGCTCATGAAACAAGGCGTCTGCTATGGGCTGAGGGGACTCACAAGACCTGGATGTGACGCAagcatgtgtgtgtatataaataaagaaaatattgTATATATTGTATGGGAATTGAGAGCTaagaatattttaatttaaattgaaaTTCATATATTATCACCGAATTAACTCATATAACactaaattttcaatttttagaCGGGATTTTAGATTTGAAACTCAATTATAACAAGTTCATCTAATAAGACGAGTTCAATATATATGGTAATTAAGCTCCTCTCTATGCCCAAGTAGAGGGTAGTATCTTTTTATGGTCGGTAGAAGGGGTCGATAGACCATTGGACTTGGTTAGCGTCTGAAGCTACGAGTACTGATTTGGGTGCTTTTGCTATGATCTCATGGAGCATTTGACCGGCAAGGAATCATTGTGCATTTGACGGTAAACACACCAATGCACTTCGGGTACTAGATCGTGTGAATTCTGTGGGGTGATTTTTCGCAAAGTGCGTGTATTTGTTGTGCTTTCTTCTCCAATTCAAGTATTTGTTGTGTCTTCTTTTTCATTCGTTAATATCTTCACGCTCCAAATGTTAATTCGTGAACGTGTGGAAATGTGTTAAGATATGTCTCACATTGGTTGGATAGAATTCCTTATAGTTCTTTATATAGACATGCACAATTCTTTCCTTTGAACTAGTTTTTGATATTAATGTTAGATCCAAgtctatttttaataaaaaaatttacttttatGTGTTTGTATGACGAAAACATAAACAGTTGAAGTTAAGATTCTTATTACAAAATCAAGTCGATAAAATTAACTATTTAACATGCACATTCTGTTTGAACGTCTTTCTTATCGTCATATATTATAGAATATGATATATTCTTTACCTtttataaatagacaaaaaaaaattgatgtaaATTTGTattatcaaaaaaaataaataatatagaaTGTTTGTCATTTATATCATTTCATGACTTTACGTATATAAATGTGTACAGAGAATATTAGTTAATATCTATATATAGACAgacatatacatacacacacatgtattaatattaaaatcataatggGTCAGGTTAGGGGAATGGGTCATGTCCCATAAAACCTGTTACCCGATCTAAGGTTGGTTCAGTACGGTATACCGACATTTTTAAAGAATATcgcatatcgtaccgaaaatttcgataCCGAAAAAATCGATACTGATATTGTACCGACATTTTGATATACCAAAATTTCggtataaaataaatttcataccgTTCTTACcgaaaaattttggtataccaaAATTCGGTACGATATCGGTATAATACCGTATATACAAacattatgtaaaaaaaaacttttgttttTCACCATAAATTTATACCGTCTATAccgaattaattaatatttaattatatgtatattaattaattttttaaataatatgaaTGTTGTTCGTACTGAAATaccgaaattttaaaaaacgtatatcgataccgatatcgaaaatttcggtacgatatctACGGTTTTTTTTCGATATGATATATTCGATATTTCGACATTTCAGTATTATTTCCCACCCCTAACCCAACCCAGCCCCgtgaaaacaaaaatttaattcatgtaCCCGACCTAATACCCATACCGGTCCATTTCAGGTCCGAGTCAGACACCCATTAAACCCAGACCCCTagcatttcaaaaaaaaaaaaaaaaaactctcacGTTACACCATTTTACGAATTAATTTACgaattaattttgtgagacagaTCTCTCGtttaaaattattactttttattttatataaaaatatactacTTTACAATTTTCATTGTAAATATGTATCTGATAACATATATCACAAATACAGTCTCACAAGAAACATGTACTCTCCTTTATGCGTGCACATTAATCGAAACGAAGACAAGCAAGCAATACACCTTCAAATGATGAGACGATATTGCTTGCAAAGAATGACCGAGAAACTACTCAACAATGGGACTTCAACTCATGATCCAAGTCGATGAGTGGACGATCTAATAATGATTACTGTAAAGGTTTCGCTGATAGGCCACGAATTAGTCACGACAATATTTTTGTATTAAAATCTCGTTCGATAATATGAAGTCTTTTACTCGATTTGTCACGATATAGAATTCAGTACTAAGTCAAAACATGATGAAAGCATTTGAAACTATTGATTATTTTGTGTTAGAATAAAGGTACACAATTCATTGGGGAAAAAAAAGGTAAAATAGGCAAATCCATTCGACTATTACTCCATGCAACTAAGTTCAGACTATTTCTGATAAATTTAGGTACATCTGCCGGAATTTTGGTGCGTGAATTTTGTTTATGTTGCTGAGAACATCTGCGATTTCAGTCAGAAATTTGATTTTAACACAGGAATTAGTTCTTTATCCCAACGTCGAGTGGTTTATAAGCAGCAGGAGATCAAACTTTTGAAAGACATGGCAAAAGCATAAATTCGGCTGTTCTTTTACATAAAAAGGTTCAAAACTAAAATCAAACGTTTTATCATAACAATACTTGTGAAAATAAACTTCCCCCAAAACGTGTTCCAACCAAAAGTCAGCACCCGGACAACAGCTAATCTTTGCGAACAAAGTACAACTTACCCATAACATGAAGTATGGCAACAAAAGCTATGAAACCAATGCTCATTATAAGCACAACATTCGGAGAAATCTTGAGTCCCGGGGCGTCATCTGTGTAGAACTGGAGCATTGACCCACTGGCACCACCAGGGGCTCCACTCCCTGTTCTCCTCCTACGAAGGTTGGCTGCGGCTGCTGCTGCAGTGCCTCTCTGGGGATTAGGTCCACCTGTGGCCATTTCTGCACCAAAAATTTCAATTCTCAGAAAAAGAAAGGCACATTGCATCCCAAGTTGAGCATGAAGCAAGGCTAAGCAAGTGCATACCAACACAATAGCAGTTAACTAAAGGGGGAGTGAAGAAATAAGAGCAGTTATTTAAGGAAAGGAAAGCATGGGTATGTTTAGACCACCAGACATGTATGTTCTTCACGTAATGGAAAACTCCGAGTAGGCATACACAGACACACTAATGAACTAACACTCTGAAACAAAAGGCAAACACAATCCTGGCGAACAAACTTGTTCAAGGGGTGAAATGAATGGCTTCCAATGACAAAACCATTGGTTCAAGTTGCATCGAGTGCGTGATGTAAAAAATAGAATGCTCATGACTATCAGGAGTCTCACCTTCATTCAAAAGAATCCACGACACTCTACAACTGTTAAGAGACATTTAAAGAGCAAAAAGCAGACGTAACATGACACATATGTAAGGCCAAATACAATACAATACTCCCACATCACAATTGCCAAGGGTCGGAATGAAGGGGAAGAAAAAGCAAAAGTTAGGGGCTTTCGTTCAATTAAAAACTTGGGTTCGCAATGCGTCAATCAGGTTTTTAATTAGCTTCCCCCATGCGGCCATGGCACTCAAACAATGGTAGACACAATTCTACTGCAAACTGAATTCTTTCTCAAGATTTATAGTTTGAACCCCATTACCCAAATAATGGATTTACCAAGAAGGCCTCATAGTTTGAACCTCACGCAGATATGTACTTCAGTATATTTAGAAACCTTTTCAaacatcattaaaaaaaaaaaaacctttccAAACTTAACAGCAGAAAATCTATCAGACAAAACTGTAACAATCATCGCTCAAGTAGTTTTAACCACAAACATAATTCACCAAAAAGTAGTTGACCAAAAAATCATGTTCTGTAAATACAGAGGAGGAAAAAAACCACAGCAAGCAATTTCATTGTCTCTAAACTCCGAATAGATCTTAATTCCCAGATCTAATGCTTACAATCGAATTAAAAAGACAAAACTTTCTAGATCGGAATATGCAGAGTTCATCcatatacaaaaataaaaataaaatccatTGCCCATAAGAATGAAAAAATTAAACACTCAAAAATTAATCGAATTACAATCAAGCATGGAATGGAAGAACAAATATCGGAGAATATGTAAACCAACCTTTGTCGATCAATAAAAATTGaggaattaataaaatttaagcCCCTCTAGGGTTTTCTCAAATCAGGTGGATCGATCAGAATTCCTTTCTCTTGCCTCGTGTCCGCGCGTCTTTATACCTCCGTCTGTAAATCAATATTCTTTCTAAATGACAAATATTTTAGTGCacgaaatattattttaattttatagatcAATTTTGTGTTTGAATTCCACTTGAATTGTTTAATTAGGTTGTTTAGATTTAGATAAGAAATCCTAgtataattatatatagatacaaaaaaatttatttataggTAAATTGATATGCCATACGTAGGATAggattggaatttttttttataaaaaaaaaaattgaggggatttttgtaaaattaattaaagtttCACGAAAttgatattaaatttttttataaaaaaattgaggggatttttgtaaaattaattaaagtttCACGaaattgattttaaatttttttataaaaaaaattgaggggatttttgtaaaattaattaaagtttCACGAAATTGATTTTAAATTAGTTAATAATGAGattgaatttttaattaaatactagTATTTCGCTGCATGCGTTGAGTGCTCGTACATTTCGTTTTTTTTAACGAAAAAATTAgataataaattgtaaaatttaaaaataataaaaattataacattttcctaaacaaatattcacaaaaaatatatatatcttataaggtgagtgtcattttttaaataaaataatatcaaaggaCACAAAGTGAGTTTTTAATGGCTAGAAAAGAGGAAAccatataaaatgactattttgcccattaattttgattttattgaaaattaagttagaagataatggtaatttcaaatcaagctTCACCAATTAATTAAAAGTTTGTTAATTAGAGGGTCTCTACTTTAATAAGATAGTAAGATATATGGTATTCCGATGCACTCGTTACGTGATcgtaaaatttgtttttttaaataaaaatatattgtaaattttaaaaaaacgtaAAAAGAATAGTGTTTTCTTAAATAAATAGTCACAAAAACACAATAGATACTAGTGTATCGGTGCACGCGTTTCttgtataatataaattttaattaatttgatttatatttaaatactagtaatatcataattataaaaattaccgacggactaaaatgcaatttgagctgcttaaattttaaaaaaacaaaacaaaagaaaaaacaaaagtGTAATATACATATCATATAAGGGAATTTTggcaaaaaaagaaagaaagaagatagTGTCATATTTTGTCTAATAGACAAATTCTTTAAATATAGTGTAGATATCAATTTTACAAAGTGATTatcattttcgtaaataaaaaatatcaagggcacaaagtgaATGTCATTTTAGTAATAATAAAACCTCTAATTACTAAAAAAGAGAAAGCCATATAAAATGACTACTTTGcctaaaaaatttgttttattgaaTAACGAAGTTTAATATTCATTTTGATACACACattattgataaaatgtcaaatttgtATATGAACTtttgtaaataatttaattgatatatattatcaaattaAGTCAAGTTTACCCTTAATTTAAATTGTTATTAAGTCCAATTACtacaattaaaatttgattggtaaataagtttattttcaaggttaatttattgtttaattttaaaataacatatttatttaaaattatatcatAATAAATAATTGTCAACTCAAATTAtacaacaaaaaatattatagtatatattgatgaaaatataacaaaataaaatatatgtcaATGGACACGTtgatcttatttttaaaatgcTGAAGCAAACATAATCATTATTTTAGTTTTTCGAAATTTGATAGTCTTATGTTgggaattcaaaaaaatatttaacattAAAATCTAAATGGCTAGAACCTAGCTACCTAAAAAATTAGTTGGAGAAAATTAATGATATGTATTTGTAAAAAATGACTAATTAAACCCTAATTATTGGGAgcttaatcatttttttatcaaatgacatgtgtcattttttttattatttattgttcttTGTTTTCCTTTCCAACTCTTCGGGactctatatttttttatgtaccCATAATTTTCGGTTTTTTAGAGAACAAAAAACTCTTGTTCTACTTcttgtttatttatttcattttgtttccttattttctcttatttctttcttttttttgtttccttatatattatttattattcacTTTTTTTATACATGCTTATTCTCACAAATTATAGAACtaacaaatatattatttattaatttattataaaataatataataaaaaaattgattaaatattaaaaataaaaaacacaatTATTTGGCAGCTTaccattataaattatatatattaaaaattattataataaattttcaattgtatatattaaaatttttataagatTAGATGTCCAATATATTGAACGTTTTTTATgtctataaaattaattttcaattaatatTAGGATTAACTATTAGAAAAGTAATGAAAAGATAACCATTAGAAAAGTACgtgataaaaaaataacactCAAATTAGTATAATACAAAATTGAAggaaattaaaaggaaaaacatAATAGTCACTTTAAAaagatataaatataaaaaaattaaagtaaatCACACTTTAATTATCcgacaataatttaaaaatcctataaattttaacaaatttatataatccaatataaattttagtgctaaaataataaaagtattaTAGCTAATAAACTCTGAACAACTTAAATACTTTTTTAAACCTTGTTTACTGGACGAGATTGAGTCATATTGGTTTAATAATCCAACATTAATCAAATCCAATCAAATATTTACTTactattatttattcatataatagattttattaaaataatatagtaaatatttatttattaatagttattaattataattaataaaaaagtaACATCGGTATTTATAACTTTATCTCTAATTTAATTcatcaaaataaacataatattatttatcaatcaTTATTCCATATACATCCTAAATAGTttaataaacaat comes from Henckelia pumila isolate YLH828 chromosome 4, ASM3356847v2, whole genome shotgun sequence and encodes:
- the LOC140866417 gene encoding protein transport protein Sec61 subunit beta-like; this encodes MATGGPNPQRGTAAAAAANLRRRRTGSGAPGGASGSMLQFYTDDAPGLKISPNVVLIMSIGFIAFVAILHVMGKLYFVRKD